In one Plasmodium vivax chromosome 4, whole genome shotgun sequence genomic region, the following are encoded:
- a CDS encoding hypothetical protein, conserved (encoded by transcript PVX_002880A) encodes MRPWDYLTLLKQSTQRFALWYRTSSIGHRNFVWVFVGCFCGYAYGTLEYVSKKKGKGMYADLIYVDEFIVDQKNIKNFEMSYNQLNIHSFKSKGYEYTKLFKAIHLDSSPLSYLQLRLWKNRDSYEAYLRSDAIRGLTQNMKKQCLFHSTDKYQTVVDDSVVRLIP; translated from the coding sequence ATGCGGCCGTGGGACTACCTAACCTTGCTGAAGCAGAGCACACAGCGGTTCGCCCTCTGGTACAGGACATCCAGCATAGGCCACCGGAACTTCGTGTGGGTGTTCGTCGGCTGCTTCTGCGGATATGCTTATGGCACCCTAGAGTATGTAAgcaagaagaaggggaagggcATGTATGCGGATTTGATTTACGTGGATGAATTTATAGTTGACCagaagaacataaaaaattttgaaatgaGTTACAACCAGCTGAACATCCACTCGTTCAAGAGCAAAGGGTATGAATACACAAAGCTTTTTAAGGCAATCCATTTGGACAGCTCCCCCCTCAGCTACCTTCAGCTGAGGCTTTGGAAGAACAGAGACTCCTATGAGGCCTACCTTAGAAGCGACGCGATTCGGGGCCTCACCCAGAACATGAAGAAGCAGTGTCTGTTTCACTCCACAGATAAGTATCAAACGGTTGTGGACGACTCGGTTGTGCGCTTGATTCCGTAG